One Solibacillus sp. R5-41 DNA segment encodes these proteins:
- a CDS encoding MBL fold metallo-hydrolase, protein MLQLEYHETIIHPILLWDKEMAVLIDTGFPGQIEDLRVAMSKVGVSFDKLKVVILTHQDIDHIGSLPEILQECGNNIKVYAHCLDKPYIQGDLPLLKDGHLDNPPKGKVDEILNDGQELPYFGGIRVIHTPGHTPGHIGIFLKQSKTLIAGDSMYSVNGIIGGIHAPTTLDIKAARLSMKKYLDLDLESVVCYHGGLSKGNINDQIQKLISN, encoded by the coding sequence ATGCTTCAACTTGAATATCATGAAACTATTATTCATCCAATTCTTTTATGGGATAAAGAAATGGCTGTTTTAATAGACACTGGATTCCCTGGTCAAATTGAAGATTTACGTGTGGCAATGAGTAAAGTAGGGGTGTCGTTCGATAAACTAAAAGTTGTGATTTTGACGCACCAGGATATAGATCATATAGGCAGTCTTCCTGAGATATTACAGGAGTGTGGAAATAATATTAAAGTGTATGCTCATTGTCTGGATAAACCTTATATTCAAGGGGATTTACCGCTTTTGAAAGATGGGCACCTAGATAACCCTCCAAAAGGAAAAGTGGACGAAATCTTGAATGACGGTCAAGAATTGCCGTATTTCGGCGGGATTCGTGTCATCCATACCCCAGGGCATACTCCTGGCCATATCGGTATCTTTTTGAAACAAAGTAAAACACTCATTGCCGGGGATTCGATGTACAGTGTAAACGGAATAATAGGGGGGATTCATGCCCCAACCACACTGGATATAAAGGCGGCTCGACTCTCTATGAAGAAATACTTAGACCTCGACTTAGAATCTGTGGTTTGTTACCACGGAGGATTAAGTAAGGGAAATATTAATGATCAGATTCAAAAGTTAATTTCAAATTAA
- the corA gene encoding magnesium/cobalt transporter CorA has protein sequence MINFIGITNENHLERDISIKYADLSKYKWFWVDFNEPTDEEVKHLADTFYFHPLAIEDCVLRLQRPKLDYYDDHTFYVTHIVREEEKEIIKEELDFFVGENFVVTFHSSPAKEVTQVWDRLLSQKNIEKWDTYYVFYQILDKIVDNYFPLIYKIEDELDKIEDNTQNKSMGYLMTELFDTRHMLLNLRHTVNPMRDLLYRMLNSHHLSGIGDRREYFSDIYDHLLKLSEMVMSNREVTADIRDSYLSLNSHQTNNVMKVLTIITSIFAPLTFIAGIYGMNFENIPELTWKYGYFLSLGLMGTIGILMYLWFKSKGWFK, from the coding sequence ATGATAAATTTCATTGGAATTACTAATGAAAATCATTTGGAAAGAGATATTTCAATAAAGTATGCAGACTTATCTAAATATAAATGGTTTTGGGTTGACTTTAATGAACCTACTGATGAAGAAGTAAAACATTTAGCGGATACTTTTTATTTTCATCCACTTGCTATTGAAGACTGTGTATTGAGACTCCAGCGTCCTAAATTGGATTATTACGATGACCATACTTTTTATGTTACACATATTGTTCGAGAAGAAGAAAAAGAAATTATTAAAGAAGAATTAGATTTTTTTGTGGGAGAAAATTTTGTAGTTACTTTCCATAGCAGTCCAGCGAAGGAAGTTACTCAAGTTTGGGATAGATTATTGTCTCAAAAAAATATTGAGAAATGGGATACTTATTATGTGTTTTATCAAATTTTGGACAAGATTGTAGATAACTACTTTCCATTAATTTATAAAATTGAAGATGAATTAGACAAAATAGAAGATAACACACAGAATAAATCAATGGGCTATTTAATGACCGAATTATTCGATACAAGACATATGCTATTAAATCTAAGGCATACAGTTAATCCAATGCGTGATTTACTTTACCGTATGTTAAATTCTCATCATTTGAGTGGCATAGGAGACAGAAGAGAATACTTTTCTGACATTTATGATCATCTTTTAAAACTATCGGAAATGGTTATGTCTAATAGAGAAGTAACTGCTGACATAAGAGACAGTTATCTTTCGTTAAATTCACATCAAACAAATAATGTAATGAAAGTTCTTACAATAATAACTTCGATTTTTGCCCCTTTAACATTTATTGCAGGGATATACGGAATGAACTTTGAAAATATACCAGAATTAACTTGGAAATACGGTTATTTTCTTTCACTTGGATTGATGGGGACAATTGGAATATTGATGTATCTTTGGTTTAAGAGTAAGGGGTGGTTTAAATAA
- the mgrA gene encoding L-glyceraldehyde 3-phosphate reductase — MVYQADQTRYDNMKYNRSGHSGLQLPAISLGLWHNFGGVDTFENGRAMLRRAFDLGITHFDLANNYGPPAGSAEEMFGRMLKTDFAPYRDEMIISSKAGYYMWPGPYGEWGSRKYLISSLDQSLQRMGLDYVDIFYSHRPDPNTPLEETMGALDSIVRQGKALYVGISNYSEEQTDEAIKILNQLGTPLVIHQPSYSMLNRWIEDGLQDVLQENGVGSIAFCPLAQGLLTNKYLHGIPTDSRAAKSTGALGNDQVTEVVINRVQQLNEIAVERGQNLAQMALAWVLRGGKVTSALIGASRVSQIEENVAALNNLAFSEEELNHIEDILKN; from the coding sequence ATGGTTTACCAAGCAGATCAAACTCGATATGACAATATGAAATACAATCGAAGCGGACATTCCGGTCTTCAGCTTCCAGCCATATCACTGGGCTTATGGCATAATTTTGGTGGTGTTGATACATTTGAAAATGGCCGTGCCATGCTTAGAAGAGCATTCGATTTAGGTATTACACATTTTGACTTAGCTAATAATTATGGCCCACCGGCAGGATCAGCCGAAGAAATGTTTGGCAGGATGCTAAAAACAGATTTTGCTCCATACCGGGATGAAATGATCATTTCATCAAAAGCAGGGTACTATATGTGGCCTGGCCCTTATGGAGAATGGGGGTCAAGGAAATATCTCATTTCAAGTCTAGACCAAAGCCTACAGCGAATGGGGTTGGATTATGTTGATATTTTCTATTCACATAGACCTGATCCAAACACGCCACTTGAAGAAACGATGGGTGCATTAGACTCAATTGTTCGCCAGGGTAAAGCATTATATGTTGGAATTTCAAACTACAGTGAGGAACAAACAGATGAAGCAATCAAAATATTGAATCAATTAGGTACTCCTCTTGTCATTCATCAACCTAGCTATTCGATGCTGAATCGATGGATTGAAGATGGCTTGCAAGATGTTTTGCAGGAAAACGGTGTCGGTTCGATCGCCTTTTGTCCATTAGCACAAGGATTGTTAACCAATAAATACTTGCATGGAATTCCTACTGATTCTAGAGCAGCAAAATCAACAGGCGCATTGGGTAATGATCAAGTAACGGAAGTTGTAATTAATCGTGTCCAGCAGTTAAATGAAATCGCTGTAGAACGTGGTCAAAACCTGGCACAAATGGCCCTAGCATGGGTTTTAAGAGGTGGTAAAGTTACATCCGCATTGATCGGTGCAAGTCGTGTAAGCCAAATTGAAGAAAACGTTGCAGCATTAAATAATCTAGCTTTCTCTGAAGAAGAATTGAATCATATTGAAGATATCCTAAAAAACTAA
- a CDS encoding TDT family transporter, with amino-acid sequence MEFLSKLPIATGGLMLALVSLSKLYSVMEMTVMSVLFFLCGLPLFILLFAKIIFAFRSVVQDMQNPIIASISPTIPMGTMVLASIMENYSILAPIASTIWYVAVVMQLMIVGYFSYRFIWKKTLALQDVYPSWFIIFVGLGIIPNTTGDQIPQFAQWIFWIVLINYLILLPMIIVRLFKHELGEPAKPLFTLLAAPGSICLAGYLNLFDTYVNGLVFILLIISQAMYIVVLVQLPKLLQLPFYPSFAAFTFPLVISATALVTTARAMAIPSFNWLAGIEIVIASCVVVYVFVRYNIYFIRLRTD; translated from the coding sequence ATGGAATTTTTATCTAAATTACCTATAGCAACAGGCGGACTTATGCTTGCTCTAGTATCATTATCCAAACTTTATAGCGTAATGGAAATGACAGTTATGAGTGTGCTATTTTTCTTATGTGGACTCCCGCTATTTATATTACTATTTGCAAAAATTATTTTTGCTTTTCGATCGGTTGTACAAGATATGCAAAATCCAATCATTGCTTCAATTTCACCGACGATTCCAATGGGTACAATGGTTTTGGCAAGCATAATGGAAAACTATTCGATTTTAGCACCGATTGCCTCAACCATATGGTATGTTGCGGTCGTAATGCAGTTAATGATTGTTGGCTATTTCAGCTATCGCTTTATTTGGAAGAAAACGCTGGCATTGCAAGACGTTTATCCGAGCTGGTTTATTATATTTGTTGGACTAGGTATTATACCGAATACAACAGGGGATCAAATACCACAGTTTGCGCAGTGGATTTTTTGGATAGTACTTATCAATTATTTGATATTGTTACCAATGATTATTGTACGTTTGTTTAAGCATGAACTGGGAGAGCCAGCTAAACCATTATTCACTCTTTTAGCTGCACCAGGATCTATTTGTTTAGCAGGTTATTTAAATTTATTTGATACATATGTGAATGGGCTTGTATTTATATTACTCATCATTTCCCAGGCAATGTATATTGTTGTGCTAGTTCAATTGCCTAAGCTATTACAACTGCCTTTTTACCCAAGTTTTGCGGCATTTACGTTTCCGCTCGTTATTAGTGCAACGGCATTAGTGACAACTGCACGTGCCATGGCCATTCCTTCTTTTAATTGGCTTGCGGGAATCGAAATTGTCATCGCCTCATGTGTTGTGGTGTATGTGTTCGTACGTTATAATATTTACTTTATTCGTTTAAGGACAGATTAA
- a CDS encoding peptide ABC transporter ATPase, which produces MQKYTYEALANIKSTAPQAIFNEDGQAILSLRRVYTNRLKRILDGYFDHRYFLKYEVLDLSDCCLFEVKKIFRRGKVWFEGKDHATGDHFVINYENWRIGVPELFISNQNIKMKIDKEMETWSNFLVDEQVVARWIAVYDEQHNKFQVTLELYEQAPIQNVAFYIAIAQATLFIGV; this is translated from the coding sequence ATGCAAAAATATACTTATGAAGCATTAGCAAATATTAAATCTACGGCACCTCAAGCGATATTTAATGAAGACGGACAAGCTATTTTGTCGCTACGTCGCGTTTATACTAATCGGTTAAAAAGAATTTTAGACGGTTATTTTGATCATCGTTATTTTTTGAAATATGAAGTTTTAGACTTATCCGATTGTTGTTTATTTGAAGTGAAGAAAATTTTCCGCCGAGGGAAAGTGTGGTTTGAAGGGAAAGACCATGCAACAGGAGACCATTTTGTCATTAATTATGAAAATTGGCGAATCGGTGTGCCTGAATTATTTATTAGCAATCAAAATATTAAAATGAAAATCGATAAAGAAATGGAAACATGGTCGAACTTCCTAGTAGACGAACAAGTTGTCGCAAGATGGATAGCAGTTTATGACGAGCAACACAATAAATTTCAAGTTACTTTGGAACTGTATGAACAGGCGCCCATTCAAAACGTTGCTTTTTATATTGCTATTGCACAAGCAACTTTATTTATTGGGGTATAG
- a CDS encoding PHP domain-containing protein: MPSFKRKSTILLATSLAATIVISTTGITPTFAEEKKSEEQDNSTWLAGDHHIHSEYSYKYDYTKNPITFVKGGDAAYPIEKQAEMAKKYGLDWIVSTDHGGPNHSEVNLKEAYPDLLESRKKHPDLLQFYGLEFNPAGADHVSLIMPQNKDEADNLYKIEKIYGRGEVAGNPEDSDEAKMDRAVKYLTSLPKKNQPLAFANHPGRDHSDIGVYDGKTSPEELRRWNNLAPSIFTGMEGAPGHQADYYGERRGRGIYEKAPTLGGYDQMTATLGGFWDSMLAEDRKYWVTGTSDMHEHFSDGGREFWPGEYTKTYVKAEKDYDNIMESMRNGRMFTTTGDLISELDVTVNLKNKTAEAGEEIVISKQKQNDLNVEITFRDPNSKNANNENPKVNRVDLIMGEIPGESTNNTNPTTKVIKRFYENEFKRNGDFVTVSYKLDNVPKNSYIRVRGTNTNELEPKIDSKDENPWSDLWFYSNPIFIKVK, encoded by the coding sequence ATGCCATCTTTTAAGAGAAAAAGTACAATTTTATTAGCAACATCTTTGGCAGCAACAATTGTTATATCTACAACAGGAATTACACCGACTTTTGCAGAAGAAAAAAAATCAGAAGAGCAAGATAACAGTACATGGCTTGCAGGAGATCATCATATTCATAGTGAATACAGTTATAAATATGATTATACTAAAAATCCTATCACCTTTGTAAAAGGTGGGGATGCAGCATATCCAATCGAAAAACAGGCGGAGATGGCTAAAAAATATGGTCTTGATTGGATTGTATCAACTGATCATGGTGGACCAAACCATTCAGAGGTTAACTTAAAAGAGGCTTATCCGGATCTTTTAGAATCACGTAAAAAGCACCCCGATTTATTACAATTTTATGGATTGGAATTTAATCCAGCTGGGGCTGACCATGTATCATTGATAATGCCTCAAAATAAAGACGAAGCAGATAACCTATACAAAATCGAAAAAATATATGGACGAGGTGAAGTTGCTGGGAATCCAGAAGATTCTGATGAAGCAAAGATGGATCGTGCTGTCAAATACTTGACATCTCTCCCTAAAAAGAACCAACCCTTAGCATTTGCCAACCATCCTGGACGCGATCATTCAGATATTGGTGTTTACGATGGAAAAACGTCTCCTGAAGAATTAAGAAGATGGAATAATTTAGCCCCATCAATTTTTACTGGAATGGAAGGAGCCCCAGGACATCAAGCTGATTACTATGGAGAACGACGAGGAAGAGGAATTTATGAAAAAGCTCCAACTCTTGGTGGTTATGATCAAATGACCGCTACTTTAGGTGGCTTCTGGGATTCTATGTTAGCTGAAGATAGAAAGTATTGGGTCACAGGCACATCGGATATGCATGAACATTTTTCTGATGGAGGACGAGAATTTTGGCCTGGGGAATATACAAAGACTTATGTAAAAGCAGAAAAAGATTATGATAATATTATGGAGTCTATGAGAAATGGACGTATGTTTACTACAACGGGTGATTTAATTAGTGAATTAGATGTTACAGTAAATTTAAAGAACAAAACTGCGGAAGCTGGCGAAGAAATCGTTATTTCTAAGCAAAAACAAAATGACTTAAATGTTGAGATTACATTCCGTGATCCAAACAGCAAAAATGCAAATAATGAAAATCCAAAAGTAAACCGTGTTGACTTAATTATGGGTGAGATTCCAGGAGAGAGTACAAATAATACAAACCCTACTACAAAAGTAATAAAACGATTTTACGAAAATGAATTCAAACGCAATGGTGATTTCGTTACAGTTTCTTATAAATTAGATAATGTCCCAAAAAATAGTTACATTCGCGTGCGCGGAACAAATACTAATGAATTAGAACCTAAAATTGATTCAAAAGATGAAAATCCATGGTCAGATCTTTGGTTTTACTCAAATCCAATTTTTATTAAAGTAAAATAA
- a CDS encoding thymidylate synthase produces MNVVFVITETAEEVLEMVSNDVAGLLEAVKGDSVSFPFGTFQYDCHTLDHYLVDGEYRQELVVYLRSASV; encoded by the coding sequence ATGAATGTCGTTTTTGTCATTACGGAAACAGCTGAAGAAGTATTAGAAATGGTTTCAAATGATGTAGCGGGATTATTAGAGGCCGTGAAGGGGGATAGTGTATCTTTTCCTTTTGGGACATTTCAATATGATTGCCATACATTAGATCACTACTTAGTTGATGGTGAATATCGCCAGGAATTAGTCGTTTATCTTCGTTCAGCCAGTGTTTGA